In a single window of the Luteibacter rhizovicinus DSM 16549 genome:
- the tsaD gene encoding tRNA (adenosine(37)-N6)-threonylcarbamoyltransferase complex transferase subunit TsaD, translated as MLRWDPEKPGRGLLSHALFSQIALHAQYGGVVPELASRDHVRKLVPLVREALKEAGLTPADLGGVAYTAGPGLVGSLLVGASAARAMAWALGVPAIGVHHMEGHLLAPLLEDDPPETPFVALLVSGGHSMLVEVKAIGEYTILGDTLDDAAGEAFDKTAKMMGLPYPGGPALAKLAEQGTPGRFRFSRPMVDRPGLDFSFSGLKTQVLLAWNASDKTDQTRADVARAFEEAIVDTLAIKCRRALEATGAKRLVIAGGVGANKRLREQLAEAGAKDGFRVYFPRLAFCTDNGAMIALAGAIRLASGQHQDATIEVHPRWSLESLPAA; from the coding sequence TTGCTGCGCTGGGACCCGGAAAAACCGGGTCGTGGCCTGCTTTCCCACGCCCTTTTCAGTCAGATCGCCCTGCACGCCCAATACGGCGGCGTGGTGCCCGAACTGGCCAGCCGGGACCATGTCCGCAAGCTTGTCCCCCTGGTGCGCGAGGCCTTGAAGGAGGCCGGGCTCACCCCTGCCGATCTCGGCGGCGTGGCCTATACGGCGGGACCCGGCCTGGTCGGGTCCCTTCTCGTGGGCGCTTCGGCCGCCCGCGCCATGGCCTGGGCGCTCGGCGTACCGGCCATCGGTGTCCACCATATGGAAGGTCATCTGTTGGCGCCCCTGCTCGAGGACGACCCGCCGGAGACCCCGTTCGTGGCCTTGCTGGTCTCCGGCGGCCACTCGATGCTGGTCGAGGTGAAGGCGATCGGCGAGTACACGATCCTTGGCGACACCCTGGACGATGCAGCGGGCGAGGCCTTCGACAAGACGGCCAAGATGATGGGCCTGCCTTATCCCGGCGGCCCGGCCCTGGCCAAGCTCGCCGAGCAGGGCACGCCGGGCAGGTTCCGGTTTTCCCGGCCCATGGTCGACCGGCCGGGGCTGGACTTCAGCTTCTCCGGGCTGAAGACCCAGGTACTGCTGGCCTGGAATGCCAGCGACAAGACCGACCAGACCCGCGCCGACGTGGCGAGGGCCTTCGAGGAAGCCATCGTCGACACCCTGGCGATCAAGTGCCGGCGTGCGCTCGAGGCCACGGGCGCCAAGCGGCTGGTGATCGCCGGCGGCGTCGGCGCGAACAAGCGCCTCCGCGAACAACTGGCCGAGGCGGGGGCGAAAGACGGTTTCCGGGTTTATTTCCCGCGCCTGGCGTTCTGTACCGACAACGGCGCGATGATCGCCCTCGCCGGCGCGATCCGCCTGGCGTCGGGTCAGCACCAGGACGCCACGATCGAAGTGCATCCGCGCTGGAGCCTGGAGAGTCTGCCCGCGGCCTGA
- the folB gene encoding dihydroneopterin aldolase: protein MDIVFIEDLRIDAVIGIYDWERRIRQTLSFDLEMAFDNRRPAASDDIADTLNYKSISKRLQSYVEASSFGLVETLAERCADIVREEFGVSWVRLKLSKPGAVRGAKAVGVRIERGIRPE from the coding sequence ATGGATATCGTCTTCATCGAAGACCTGCGCATCGACGCGGTCATCGGCATCTACGACTGGGAACGCCGGATCCGGCAGACCCTGTCGTTCGACCTGGAAATGGCTTTCGACAATCGTCGCCCCGCGGCCAGCGACGACATCGCCGATACGCTGAACTACAAGTCCATCTCCAAGCGCCTGCAGTCGTACGTGGAAGCGTCCAGCTTCGGTCTGGTGGAAACTCTCGCGGAGCGTTGCGCCGATATCGTACGCGAGGAGTTCGGTGTGTCCTGGGTGCGCTTGAAGTTGTCCAAGCCCGGTGCCGTGCGCGGTGCCAAAGCGGTGGGCGTCCGCATCGAACGCGGTATCCGACCGGAATGA
- the folK gene encoding 2-amino-4-hydroxy-6-hydroxymethyldihydropteridine diphosphokinase, with product MTGTGRAYLSLGSNIDAERWLVAAVEELRARFGKIDVSPVYRSTAVGFDGPDFFNLAVAIDSDLAPDALNDWLHALEDRHGRIRGGARYGSRTLDVDIVLFDDLVLSGKGNLKLPRGELRHAFVLKPMVDIAPSVRHPVDGRTMAELWAAFPTESEPLALDDACTEAVNAKS from the coding sequence ATGACCGGGACCGGTCGTGCCTACCTGAGCCTTGGCTCCAACATCGATGCGGAGCGCTGGCTCGTCGCCGCGGTCGAGGAGTTGCGTGCCCGCTTCGGCAAGATCGACGTCTCCCCGGTCTATCGCAGTACTGCCGTCGGCTTCGATGGCCCCGACTTCTTCAACCTGGCCGTCGCGATCGACAGCGACCTCGCGCCCGATGCCCTGAACGACTGGCTGCACGCATTGGAAGACCGGCATGGCCGCATTCGGGGTGGCGCGCGTTACGGCTCCCGCACGCTCGACGTGGATATCGTCCTTTTCGACGACCTCGTCCTCAGCGGCAAGGGAAACCTGAAGCTGCCGCGCGGCGAGCTGCGCCACGCCTTCGTCCTCAAGCCGATGGTCGACATCGCGCCGTCAGTTCGCCATCCGGTCGACGGTCGGACCATGGCCGAGCTCTGGGCAGCGTTCCCGACAGAAAGCGAACCCCTGGCGCTGGACGACGCTTGCACCGAAGCCGTCAACGCCAAGTCCTAG
- a CDS encoding DUF6159 family protein codes for MGKFARSWALMKSSANILRQDKELMLFPLFAGLASLAVIATFAWPVFTLIAHHRAGFEGQRGHASPMFMLVSFLFYFVQYTVVIFFNTALASAAMIRLDGGNPTVRDGVRLAMGKLPNIIGYALISATVGMILRALQERFGLIGRIVVGLLGFGWTVATFLVVPVLAAQDVGPIDAIKRSASLLRDTWGENLIGNAGIGVAGSLLTFGLLLVSGMLFLGAVATHSVALMFVVGAAAVIGLVALSLFQTAMHGVYSAALYRFAEEGDPGQGFDRALLESAFRPKG; via the coding sequence ATGGGTAAGTTCGCACGCAGTTGGGCGCTGATGAAGTCGAGCGCCAACATCCTCCGCCAGGACAAGGAGCTGATGCTCTTCCCGCTGTTCGCGGGACTGGCTTCGCTCGCCGTGATCGCTACCTTTGCGTGGCCGGTGTTCACCCTGATCGCTCATCACCGCGCGGGCTTCGAAGGCCAGCGCGGTCATGCCTCACCGATGTTCATGCTGGTGAGCTTCCTGTTCTACTTCGTGCAGTACACGGTGGTGATCTTTTTCAACACCGCGCTGGCCTCGGCCGCGATGATCCGTCTCGATGGGGGCAACCCGACCGTGCGCGATGGCGTCCGGCTCGCCATGGGTAAGCTGCCCAACATCATCGGCTATGCGCTCATCTCCGCCACGGTCGGCATGATCCTGCGTGCGCTGCAGGAGCGTTTCGGCCTCATCGGTCGCATCGTCGTCGGTCTGCTCGGCTTCGGCTGGACGGTCGCCACCTTCCTCGTCGTGCCGGTGCTCGCCGCGCAGGACGTCGGTCCCATCGACGCGATCAAGCGCAGTGCGTCGCTGCTGCGCGATACCTGGGGCGAGAACCTCATCGGCAACGCGGGCATCGGCGTCGCCGGCAGCCTGCTGACCTTCGGCCTGCTCCTGGTCAGCGGCATGCTCTTCCTCGGTGCGGTCGCCACGCACTCCGTCGCGCTGATGTTCGTCGTCGGCGCCGCCGCGGTGATCGGCCTGGTTGCTCTCAGCCTGTTCCAGACCGCGATGCACGGCGTCTATTCGGCGGCGCTGTACCGCTTCGCCGAAGAAGGCGATCCGGGCCAGGGTTTCGATCGCGCGCTTCTGGAATCGGCGTTCCGCCCCAAGGGCTGA
- a CDS encoding pteridine reductase, producing the protein MNKQPVILVTGGARRVGAAIVRRLHAAGCAVAIHYRSSADEAEALAQELNATRTNSAHTFAGALENDDTPTALVDSVLTHFGRLDGLVNNASAFYPTPIGETTAAHWDDLFAANARAPFFLAQAATPALRAAHGAIVNIVDIYAERPLAGHVVYSMAKAALVMLTQALAKDLAPDVRVNAVAPGAILWPASGKPEEAAEALIAKTPLARKGEPDDVAEAVRWLLLDAHYTTGQVIRVDGGRALNI; encoded by the coding sequence ATGAACAAGCAGCCGGTCATTCTGGTTACCGGAGGTGCCCGCCGCGTCGGCGCCGCTATCGTGCGACGCCTGCACGCTGCAGGCTGCGCCGTCGCCATCCACTACCGAAGCTCGGCGGATGAGGCAGAGGCGCTCGCTCAGGAACTCAATGCCACGCGGACGAATAGTGCACACACGTTCGCCGGCGCACTCGAAAACGATGACACGCCCACCGCACTGGTGGACTCCGTGCTCACGCACTTCGGCCGGCTCGACGGCTTGGTCAACAACGCCTCGGCGTTCTATCCCACACCGATCGGCGAGACCACCGCCGCGCACTGGGACGATCTTTTCGCCGCGAATGCACGCGCGCCGTTCTTTCTCGCCCAGGCCGCGACGCCGGCACTACGTGCGGCGCATGGCGCCATCGTCAACATCGTCGATATCTACGCGGAGCGACCGCTCGCCGGGCACGTCGTCTACTCGATGGCGAAAGCGGCGCTGGTCATGCTGACGCAGGCGCTGGCCAAGGATCTTGCGCCGGACGTGCGGGTGAACGCGGTCGCGCCGGGCGCAATTCTCTGGCCCGCCTCCGGCAAGCCGGAAGAAGCCGCAGAGGCACTGATCGCGAAGACGCCGCTAGCGCGCAAGGGCGAGCCGGACGATGTGGCCGAAGCCGTGCGGTGGTTGCTGCTGGATGCGCATTACACGACTGGGCAAGTGATTCGTGTCGATGGCGGCAGGGCTTTGAATATTTGA
- a CDS encoding TonB-dependent receptor — protein sequence MTPARLALCIALALSAAPAFADDTTDATDPQKATNLGAVDVTARLDEARNSLSPDTGSSQYVMDRQTIQALPLGDSTPLNQVILQAPGVVQDSYGQLHVRGDHANLQYRINGVLIPESIGGFGQTLDARMIDNVKLLTGALPAQYGERTAAIVDITTRTPKDGIGGTVGITGGQYGTLNPNATLFGKTGDWSFFLTANYLENDVGIENPTASRKAVHDHTNQVKAFGDVSYLINNDTRLSFMFGVTNNRFDIPNNPGQTPQFGYLDVTNFDSAQLNERQQEKTRFGVLSLQGKMGSTAYQVSAGERYSSLDFTPDDIGDLMFNGVASDVRRANRASTLQADFSTPLGDNHTLRYGMYGSFERAASSNDALVFPADDDGNQTSTTPLNILDSSRILARTYAVYLQDEWSIGDKWTVNYGVRGDRYEAFRTESQLSPRLGLVYQATDTTTIHAGYSRYFTPPASEQISPVSIAKFAGTTNALPDSGNDTPLAERSSYYDVGISQKIGDKWTVGLDSYNRRVSRLQDEGQFGTALLYSTFNYDQGRIKGSELTVNYTDGALTAYFNFAYNRSVGKRIITGQYNFNPDDLAYIYNNYIHLDHDQKYTSSGGISYAFSEGTRVGADYLFGSGLRRDGAVPNGDTIPGYFQLNLSLAHDFDLTSIGKTHAQLALVNALDRTYEIRDGSGIGVGAPQFGPRRGVFLSLQQDF from the coding sequence ATGACCCCCGCTCGCCTCGCGCTCTGCATCGCCCTTGCCCTGTCCGCCGCCCCCGCCTTCGCGGACGACACCACCGACGCCACCGACCCGCAGAAGGCCACGAACCTTGGCGCGGTGGACGTCACCGCCCGTCTCGACGAGGCGCGTAACAGCCTGTCGCCGGACACCGGCAGCAGCCAGTACGTCATGGATCGGCAGACGATCCAGGCCCTGCCGCTGGGCGATTCCACCCCGCTCAACCAGGTCATCCTGCAGGCGCCGGGCGTGGTCCAGGATTCCTACGGTCAGCTGCATGTGCGTGGCGATCACGCCAACCTGCAGTACCGCATCAATGGCGTGCTCATTCCGGAAAGCATCGGTGGCTTCGGCCAGACCCTCGACGCGCGCATGATCGACAACGTGAAGCTGCTCACCGGCGCGCTCCCCGCGCAGTACGGTGAGCGCACCGCGGCCATTGTCGACATCACGACGCGTACGCCGAAAGACGGCATCGGCGGCACCGTCGGCATCACCGGCGGCCAGTACGGCACGCTGAACCCGAACGCCACGCTGTTCGGCAAGACGGGCGACTGGAGCTTCTTCCTCACGGCCAACTATCTCGAGAACGACGTCGGCATCGAGAACCCCACGGCCAGCCGCAAGGCGGTGCACGACCACACCAACCAGGTGAAGGCGTTCGGCGACGTTTCCTACCTCATCAATAACGACACGCGCCTGAGCTTCATGTTCGGCGTGACCAACAACCGCTTCGACATCCCGAACAACCCGGGCCAGACGCCGCAGTTCGGTTATCTCGATGTGACCAACTTCGACTCGGCCCAGCTCAACGAGCGCCAGCAGGAAAAGACGCGCTTCGGCGTCCTCAGCCTGCAGGGCAAGATGGGCTCGACGGCATACCAGGTGTCGGCCGGTGAGCGTTACAGCAGCCTGGACTTCACGCCGGACGATATCGGCGACCTGATGTTCAACGGTGTCGCGTCGGATGTGCGTCGTGCCAACCGCGCCAGCACCTTGCAGGCGGATTTTTCCACGCCGTTGGGCGACAACCACACGCTGCGCTACGGCATGTACGGCTCGTTCGAGCGTGCGGCGTCGAGCAACGATGCGCTGGTCTTCCCGGCCGATGACGACGGCAACCAGACCTCGACCACACCGCTCAATATCCTCGACTCCAGCCGGATCCTGGCGCGCACCTATGCGGTGTACCTGCAGGACGAGTGGAGCATCGGCGACAAGTGGACCGTGAACTACGGCGTACGCGGCGATCGCTACGAGGCCTTCCGTACCGAAAGCCAGCTCAGCCCGCGTCTTGGCCTGGTTTACCAGGCGACCGACACCACGACGATCCACGCGGGTTACTCGCGTTACTTCACGCCGCCGGCCAGCGAGCAGATCAGCCCGGTTTCCATCGCCAAGTTCGCCGGCACCACCAACGCGCTTCCCGACAGCGGCAACGACACGCCGCTGGCCGAGCGCTCCAGCTACTACGACGTCGGTATCTCGCAGAAGATCGGCGACAAGTGGACCGTCGGCCTGGACAGCTACAACCGCCGCGTCTCGCGCCTGCAGGATGAGGGTCAGTTCGGTACAGCGCTGCTGTACTCGACCTTCAACTACGACCAGGGCCGGATCAAGGGCAGCGAGCTGACGGTGAACTACACCGATGGCGCCCTCACGGCGTACTTCAACTTTGCGTACAACCGCTCGGTGGGCAAGCGGATCATCACGGGTCAGTACAACTTCAACCCGGACGATCTGGCCTACATCTACAACAACTACATCCACCTCGATCACGACCAGAAGTACACCTCGTCGGGTGGCATCAGCTACGCCTTCTCCGAGGGCACGCGCGTTGGTGCGGACTACCTGTTCGGTTCGGGCCTGCGTCGCGATGGCGCGGTGCCCAATGGCGACACGATACCGGGCTATTTCCAGCTCAACCTAAGCCTGGCGCACGACTTCGACCTGACCAGCATCGGCAAGACCCACGCCCAGCTGGCCCTGGTCAACGCACTGGATCGTACCTACGAGATCCGTGACGGCTCCGGTATCGGCGTCGGCGCGCCGCAGTTCGGTCCGCGCCGTGGCGTGTTCCTGTCGTTGCAGCAGGATTTCTGA
- a CDS encoding class I SAM-dependent methyltransferase, with product MNAKLPEPGADERAHSDHLSALLREEIASHGPMTFSRFMERCLYTPGLGYYSAGKAKFGGDGDFITAPEIGTLFARCVVRALEPVLASLGPDADFLELGGGSGAFAEAALLALDAAGRLPRRFMILEPSADLRERQRERLHAALPAELFSRAVWLDGPPEQDWDGVLFANEVIDALPTTRFTVRDGEVYEEYVVLDGDGRFHRTDRPADALVSGAVRHVERDLGRDFENGYRTEILPQLPYWMQAVAGSLRRGAMLFADYGYTRNEFYLPERTDGTLRAFYRHRMHGDAFYLPGLQDLTASVDFTGLAEAGNNAGFGVAAYMPQAPFLLAVGMQEFFENDYLMLTDEAARYRLAQEVKKLTLPEQMGERFQVMLFAKGIEASALPEGILAADQGSRL from the coding sequence ATGAACGCCAAGCTTCCCGAACCCGGCGCCGACGAGCGCGCCCACTCCGATCATCTTTCCGCCCTGCTGCGTGAGGAAATCGCCTCCCACGGGCCGATGACCTTCTCGCGCTTCATGGAGCGCTGCCTGTACACGCCCGGCCTCGGCTATTACAGCGCGGGCAAGGCCAAGTTCGGCGGGGATGGCGACTTCATCACCGCGCCGGAGATCGGCACGCTTTTCGCCCGTTGCGTGGTCCGCGCGCTCGAGCCGGTACTTGCCTCCCTGGGCCCCGACGCGGACTTCCTCGAACTGGGTGGCGGCAGCGGTGCCTTCGCCGAAGCCGCCCTGCTGGCCCTCGATGCCGCGGGTCGTCTGCCGCGTCGCTTCATGATTCTCGAACCCAGTGCCGACCTTCGTGAGCGTCAGCGTGAACGCCTGCATGCTGCCTTGCCGGCCGAACTGTTCTCCCGTGCGGTGTGGCTCGACGGTCCGCCGGAGCAGGACTGGGACGGTGTGCTCTTCGCCAACGAAGTGATCGACGCGCTGCCGACCACGCGCTTCACGGTGCGCGACGGCGAAGTGTACGAGGAGTACGTGGTCCTCGACGGCGACGGTCGCTTTCATCGCACGGACCGCCCCGCCGATGCCCTGGTCAGCGGCGCCGTGCGTCACGTCGAGCGCGATCTCGGTCGTGATTTCGAAAACGGTTATCGCACCGAGATCCTCCCGCAGTTGCCGTACTGGATGCAGGCAGTGGCTGGCTCGCTCAGGCGTGGCGCGATGTTGTTCGCCGATTACGGCTATACGCGCAACGAGTTCTACCTGCCGGAGCGCACGGACGGCACCTTGCGTGCGTTCTATCGCCATCGCATGCACGGCGACGCGTTCTACCTGCCCGGCCTGCAGGACCTCACGGCCTCGGTGGATTTCACCGGTCTTGCCGAAGCGGGCAACAACGCCGGCTTCGGTGTCGCGGCGTACATGCCGCAGGCACCGTTCCTGCTGGCTGTGGGCATGCAGGAGTTCTTCGAGAACGATTACCTGATGCTGACCGACGAGGCCGCGCGCTACCGGCTCGCCCAGGAAGTGAAGAAGCTGACCTTGCCCGAGCAGATGGGCGAGCGCTTCCAGGTGATGCTGTTCGCCAAGGGCATCGAAGCCTCGGCCCTGCCCGAAGGCATCCTCGCCGCCGACCAGGGCTCGCGCCTGTAG
- a CDS encoding multifunctional CCA addition/repair protein has translation MDIYLVGGAVRDQLLGRPVVDRDWVVVGATPEEMLSAGYKAVGKDFPVFLHGDTKEEYALARTERKTGRGYHGFAFHADPGVTVEQDLERRDLTINAIAQHEDGRLVDPFGGVADIASRTLRHVSAAFIEDPVRLLRVARFAARYAPLGFRVADETMALMRRMVDDGEIDHLVPERVWAETRKALAEPAPSVFLRVLRESGALRVLFPEVDALYGVPQRPEFHPEVDTGIHIELVLDAAARLAPGDALVGWCALTHDLGKALTPADVLPRHIMHEQRGIEPVRAISARLKVPFEYASMAELVCKHHLNAHMAFELKPTTILRLLDALGALRRPERLETFLLACMADKQGRLGSEDAPYPQADFLRDCRKAAAAITSQPFVDQGLHGPAIGEAMKKAQAQAIAAVPRNRSL, from the coding sequence ATGGATATCTATCTCGTCGGCGGCGCCGTCCGCGACCAACTCCTGGGCCGCCCTGTCGTCGATCGTGACTGGGTCGTCGTGGGCGCCACGCCCGAGGAGATGCTGTCTGCCGGATACAAGGCCGTCGGCAAGGACTTTCCCGTCTTCCTCCACGGCGACACCAAGGAGGAATACGCGCTCGCCCGCACCGAACGCAAGACCGGGCGCGGCTACCACGGCTTCGCGTTCCACGCCGATCCTGGCGTCACCGTGGAGCAGGATCTCGAGCGGCGCGACCTGACGATCAATGCCATCGCCCAGCACGAAGACGGCCGCCTTGTCGATCCCTTCGGCGGCGTCGCCGATATCGCCTCGCGTACGCTGCGCCATGTGTCCGCCGCCTTCATCGAGGACCCGGTACGCCTGCTTCGCGTGGCGCGTTTCGCGGCCCGCTATGCGCCGCTCGGCTTTCGTGTGGCCGACGAGACCATGGCCCTGATGCGTCGCATGGTCGACGACGGTGAAATCGATCATCTGGTGCCGGAGCGTGTCTGGGCGGAGACGCGCAAGGCATTGGCCGAGCCTGCTCCCTCAGTCTTCCTCCGCGTGCTTCGCGAAAGCGGCGCGCTTCGCGTGCTGTTTCCGGAAGTGGATGCGCTGTACGGCGTACCGCAGCGACCGGAGTTCCATCCGGAAGTGGACACAGGCATACACATCGAACTGGTGTTGGACGCCGCCGCACGACTGGCACCGGGCGACGCTCTCGTGGGCTGGTGCGCGCTCACCCACGACCTGGGCAAGGCCCTGACACCGGCCGACGTGCTGCCCCGCCACATCATGCATGAGCAGCGCGGCATCGAACCGGTGCGGGCGATCTCGGCACGACTGAAGGTGCCGTTCGAGTACGCGTCGATGGCCGAGCTCGTCTGCAAGCACCATCTCAATGCGCACATGGCCTTCGAACTGAAGCCGACGACGATCCTGCGCCTGCTCGATGCGCTCGGCGCACTACGACGACCCGAGCGCCTCGAAACGTTCCTGCTGGCCTGCATGGCGGACAAGCAAGGCCGGCTGGGCAGCGAAGACGCGCCGTATCCGCAGGCGGATTTTCTGCGTGACTGCCGCAAGGCGGCGGCTGCGATCACGTCGCAGCCGTTTGTCGATCAGGGTTTGCATGGGCCCGCTATCGGCGAGGCGATGAAGAAGGCCCAGGCCCAGGCGATTGCGGCTGTGCCGAGGAACCGCTCTTTGTAG
- a CDS encoding complex I NDUFA9 subunit family protein, producing the protein MKPQRIVLLGATGFVGGALVPRLAADGHELILLSRNRQGRRHSVVGRNVTVASADVYDPATLRRHVAGADAVINLVGILNESGRHTFERAHVGLTRLLVEACRDTGVHRFHQMSSLKAGQGLSSYLRTRGEAEALVKASTLDWTIYQPSTIFGPNDGLVSRFDKLMAIAPVIPLPRPNAKIAPVYVGDVVEAMARAIADPAISVLRTFELYGRETVSLIDVVRAIRDARGRRRWVVPMPDALGRLQAQLAQFAPGKPFTPDNFRTLRTDSVGKVDGLAQLGIVPQSFSAWLPRLLGKPVRQRRLDDARARHHH; encoded by the coding sequence ATGAAACCCCAGCGGATCGTCCTGCTCGGCGCCACCGGTTTCGTCGGCGGCGCGCTCGTGCCGCGACTGGCGGCGGACGGGCACGAACTGATCCTGCTCTCGCGTAATCGCCAGGGCCGCCGTCATAGCGTCGTCGGCCGCAACGTCACCGTCGCCAGCGCCGATGTCTACGACCCAGCCACCCTGCGCCGCCACGTGGCCGGCGCGGATGCCGTGATCAACCTTGTCGGCATCCTCAACGAAAGTGGCCGTCACACGTTCGAACGCGCCCACGTGGGCCTGACGCGCCTGCTCGTCGAGGCCTGCCGTGACACGGGCGTCCATCGCTTTCACCAGATGAGTTCGCTGAAAGCAGGCCAGGGACTGTCGTCCTACCTGCGCACGCGCGGCGAAGCCGAAGCACTGGTGAAGGCCTCCACGCTCGACTGGACCATCTACCAACCGAGCACGATCTTCGGACCGAACGACGGCCTGGTCTCCCGCTTCGACAAACTCATGGCGATCGCGCCGGTGATACCGCTGCCCCGCCCCAACGCGAAGATCGCACCGGTCTACGTAGGCGATGTCGTCGAGGCGATGGCACGCGCGATCGCCGATCCGGCGATCTCGGTATTGCGTACCTTCGAACTCTACGGCCGCGAGACCGTGTCCCTGATCGACGTGGTACGCGCCATTCGCGATGCGCGCGGCCGTCGTCGCTGGGTCGTTCCGATGCCCGATGCGCTCGGCCGGCTACAGGCGCAGCTCGCCCAGTTCGCGCCAGGCAAGCCGTTCACGCCGGACAACTTCCGCACGCTGCGCACCGACTCGGTCGGCAAGGTCGACGGGCTCGCCCAACTAGGTATCGTGCCGCAGTCGTTTTCCGCGTGGCTACCCCGCCTGCTCGGCAAACCCGTTCGCCAGCGCCGTCTCGACGACGCGCGTGCGCGTCACCACCACTGA